The genomic segment GCATACTCGGACGATCTCAGCGCCGATCTGGGAGCTTAACAGTTGGGAGAGCACGGGAGAAGCAAAAGGCTTGGAAGCTTCGAGTTGGAGTGATCTCGGGTCCTTCTGTTGTTGGAGGCTTGAGAGGGCAGCTCGAGAGCACGTACGGGGCATTCGGGACCACGAGGTGACCGGGCTTTGTTGCTTATTTCAAGTTTAGGGACAACGGTGCTCTGCCACAGAAGGGCTGCAAGGGGGGAACTCTCGGTGGGGGTCGAGCTACATCTGCGACCAGACCCGACTTGGAATCGCGTCACGGAGAATTAAGAAGGATCCCGGTGTGGGCTCCGGAGCACGCGCAGGCACTTCCGTGCGGAGGACTGTAGATCCTCGGTGCCGGGGCATAGGCTGGTAGCCGGTTATGTCTATATCCCCTTATGTGGTTTGTCTAGTGCTTGTGCAAGCACTAATGTGTCCTTAATCTTGATTTCCAGCCACGCGCTGCGCATGAGGCTGGGTAGATAAAATAAAGCTCTTTTAGAAATTTAACATGTGCGTATGATAATTCCAACATATGTCCCTTACTCGCGGGTCATTAAACCCATTCCTAAAAATTCTCGACCCGATTTTCTGGCCTGATGCGATGATCGTCTTGTATCATTCAACTTGACGCCCGCTTCTAACCTTCCCGGCATTCCCTGCCGTATCATGCAGGATAAGAAAGCAAGAAGAGGGTGCTTCTATGGTAAAGGCTAGGAAAACCCCACATGAGAGGCGGCATCGGAGGCCGTTGAGCTGAAAGAGCGTTTATCTGTAATTCTCAATTTCTCAAATAAATTCATTTCCTCTTTTCTTCTGATGCCGGCACTGCAAAGCCGCTCAACGTTTACTCGAAACGGGCTCCGTTTGGTCTCTCGGGAAACAATAAGAAACCCGTCCAACGCTGAAACATGCAGGTGTTGGCTTCTAGAACACAGAATGGAACCCTTCACAGCCAATCACTACCATGTTTTCTTCTGTCTGAATTCCATGCTGGAACCATTGGGCAGTGTGTATGCCAATGCGGTGTAATTGGTCGTAAATTCCAGTCAACCTATATTTGCCTGCCCGGCGCATCATGATATGAAATTTCTGCAACTTGTCTAATTCTGGCAAAGGTGCTTGATCCAGACCGCGATCTGAGTTTTCGAGACAAAACGTACATAGCCCTTCAGAACAGCAGTCCAGCCAGTGATACTCCCCGAAGGTGCTGTTTATGTTTTAAATGATACAATCATGTTGCCTGTGTCTTATGGCAAAATAGACTTAGCTTAAGGCGATAAAGACTCGAAGTGTAGACTTTCTCAAAGAATTCGCCTCCGCATCGAAGTCTGGAATAACGCCGTCCAGATACTATACGTTTGGGAGTGCCGAAGACGCTGACTGGCTGGATGAGCTGGGCTGTCTTGGGTTGCCTAGCTATGGCCAGTGGTTCAACCCGAGTGAATATAAAGGCTTCTCGCGTAGGCGTCGTTTGTCGAGTTGAAGCGTGCATTATCAGCGTTTACGTTGATGGACTTCATGAAAGAGTCAGGCAGCTGTGAATCACAAACGACAGAAGCActctaagtaaaaaaaaaaaaaaaaaaaaccattGGTATGTTCATGTATGATGTAATTACCGCGCAGATTTGACACTTCTGTACGCCATCTTGACTATAATCCTAATCGAGAACATAGAGGAAAAGTCCGCTACGGATCTAAATGAGTTTTCGCATATCCATTACACGTATAAAGATGTCAATTAGCTGTATGGTGTCCCAAGTCTGAGTGGTCAGGTGTATCCGACTCCAGAACTTGCATTATCATCGTTCTTCTAAAGCCAATTTAAGTGTACGGTCAATCTTGAGTCGGCAAAAGAAAATTAACGTGAGTAATTTCGCTACTGCTAAGAAGCTCCTCAAGATCTAAATCATTAATGAGAGACGCGATGGCCGAAAGCATATGATGTTCCCCTTTAGGCGGTGGTGGAGACAGTTGGGCAAAGTAACTGCATGGCTACAAGCATACAAGGACTGTCCTCTCGAATATGCAAAGTGTCTAACGACAGAAGAAGTGATGAACTTATTCTCTTGACATCTGCTAAGCCACCAGCCCCTTGAATCGATTGGCTTCGGATTGTAAGCACCTGGCGGCTTAGACGGACGATTGCAACAAGCCCAGTCCTGCCACGTCTTTCAACATTTGGCCGTTGCATACGAACACTGCTTTTTAGTtagggcgaggatattctgccagcagctcccgctattctgccaccaagtgtggctgcggcagGCCCTACCTCCGACCACAGAGCCCAGCTGCCCATACCCacccacttacctacctacccacccacttacctacctacccacccacttacttacctacccacctataactactacttcgtcgacctcgccgtcactaccgccgttaattaaagctattcctaacgttaatatactataaaaagagaataattacgaaattaacgatccctttatttattaatataccgttaattataataattataattacgtaaagtacgattacttattttataactagcgcttttttagcttatttaaaactaaagtaatacttaacgaggctatttacgaggctagctttataatctaaattatttaatataagccctttattaaggtattaattattattacttattactatacttatagcccgtattatagttaaaaatagtaatattttataaagttaacttatttaaataagcgttataaatcctcgactttatttataaattattattaataaattactattaactttttaaataataattagctcttttatcctattattagtaacttttataactattataactacttatttaataatactaacgtttttatatattattaccgcgcgctactatataataaaaaggactaaatcgttaattaataaaataagggcaTTCGACCTATTTAAATCCTTTTAAGCTTAcggttaaaaagtagtaattataataatatcgtcgcttataatatatttaatatattaattacttattattataataaattaagtaataggacccttattaagtagttattttactaattatataatttaacgaagtattaataccgCTTCTAACGCAACGAcgcgggctatattacgagcttatttattatacttattactataatttccttattttaataatatctaaatattttattaatagattctatatataaaactaactaatttaatataccgttatttaatatttacggagtagttaataataattatactttttaaatcgcgagctactttttatttagtaagaaagaagctaattataattaggttattaactagttattaatattattctaagcttataaaattccctttttataagttatatatacggATCGCGAGATTACTCTAtttaatacccttaataataatacttaatttaaagtagtactatacgtactttattattaatacgttaaccTTAACGTATTAGCCCGGACCTAGTATTACTTTAGCCTAGCTACGAAGGAtaagattaatataattatatataacccttatttttaataattccttataaattagggtaatctcttttatagctaattaataactatatactataactaattattcgaattttaaattactaagtaccctataataatagtcgattatattattaatacttagcttaagccgtagtataaaaaactcgtacttacttaggttaactaaattaagtattttagttatttaattacgttaattattaaatctttatacgtaagtattaaaatacgagtttattattatacgggCGACTTTAAagccgtatttaataaattagttattttttaagtaagttaagcggctataattagtacttattaaacccgttactaagctaagatattaagtactattacgggattattttaaaaaaaggtacgtccgtatatatattataatacctttaaataacttttataagaacttaatatactaagtaaatagctaaatttaaatttattaaaaaagctacaaaagagtatatatactatttaatttaaactacttataagctattttattattacgtcctttagtaatatattaaggatattactttaatattattaaaagagatctatttatattaattttagtaacgtttagagcttattattaataataatacttctaTCTCCCTATTTAATCCCCTATAAGTCCGAGGTAAGGGTTATTTATAGGGctttatagtaagtattataatagttataataagtaagttaaaaaagctagctattaattaaagtactttttttaaataagagccctttatatttaaatacgaggaagctattaaatacgtaaaagtaatacctatattagtattactattattaatagtacttttagtactaagtagggctatttttacttaataaggctttaaaattatacgtaattctaatacgtataagcttaatataaaaatatagtaaaagtactagcgggctattactaataaagtaattaacatagttaataataatataattaatcttATAAGGGCTCCTCGgccgttaatatttataaagtcgtaatcctaattaattagtaattttatatagttaaacgTATTATAGGATCTAGTTAACGaggattatatttataatattaattttataataaaaggcgagatagatagacttattaataaatacgaggctaaagtagagtacgaggctaaagtaaaagaagttattaaattacggaCTATGGGCTATacggagtaattaataattaattaagtagttaattaagtaattaattaggctacttcgttaattacgttaaattaagctaattcgtcgattaccgtactttttattaaaataatttaattaattataagttaattaacggcctttaattagtctaatttatctaaatactaactacgcaAAGCCTAGTTTACGTATATACCCGAGACCGGCGGTCGTGTAGCGGCCGTAGCTACACTTggtggcagaatagcgggagctgctggcagaatatcctcgccctttAGTTATTTCTCTATTACTGAAGCGAGGGAGATATTCTCCAACGCACTGGAGAACAGGAGACTTCAAGCATTTGAACTCATCTCGGGAGCTTCTTCGAACCTTTTCGCCGGCAAAGTTCCCTTGGATATCCATGTAAGCGGAACCAATCGACGTCTTGGCGTTGCGGTCTCAAAGAGTCTATTATATTGACTCACTACCGCTTCAGGGAGGTAAATATCGCAGACGTTGTGGCTGGGAAAATTGAGTTCTGTGAGCCTGCAGGGCATAACTTTTCGGATGAACCGGATATAGCGCCAAGGTCACGATTCCCATGCTTCTCGATATTGATTCAGGGACTTGGTTGATCGCGACTCCCTGAAAACCATCACGGGAACAGCGAGGCAATTCTGGCAAAACGGAACAATTGGGTTTCTTGATGCAACTCCAGGAGATGGGGCCGGGCCAATTGACGGTCTGAACTGATTTCATCAACGTTTCTCTCGCCCTGGATCGAGTGGACACTGGGCACTATTTCGCTTCCGATAATGACTCGCACATGGGCGACCCTCGTAAACAAGTCGTGAACCTTAACCGGCGTGGTTTCTTTTGAGCGGGGTGATACTTGGCAGACGGGCTTTTTGAAAACAAAAGTAAATGAAATGAAAAGCCCCCGAACTTATTTAAACAGACGGTCTCCTCCTCCGTATTCACTCTTCATCCCTTTTGCGCCACCCTTGATCTTGAGTTGCTTCAGTCGCGATTTCTCGAGTACATACGTACATAGGTACCCAGCGTTCTTTATATACAGCAGACATCATGCAGCTCACATCTCTCACGTCGGTCGTGCTGGCTTCTTGGGCATTCCAGCAAGTCGCTGCTCTTCCCGAGATCCAAGAGAACACCAACATTATCACTGTTGCCCAGAGCGTTCAGGAGAAGCACCCCGAAGCATTCGCTGCGTTCCAGAAGTCGAACCTGATTAACCTCGTAGCGACCAACGAGAAGCGGCAAGCAGTTCCTGGAGATGGAAATCCCGACCCCAACCGCCCGCCCGTGATTCCTGAGAACATCTTCCTCCTCCAATGCTCCGAGGCCGGGTTCCTCGGCGAGTGCCTCTCGTGGGGTGCTCCTCCCGGACGATGCGGTAAGTTTAGATATATGCCGGTGGCCTGACTCACTCAAAGCCTCAATTGCTGATGCAGAATCCCATTTAGTCAACTACTCCAGCTTCAACAAGACCCAGGCTTTCCTTGACAAGTACGAGAATCAGACTACTTCTTTGAGCTCAAACACCGGCGGACTTTGCCAGTTCTACAAGTTCATGTCAGTATCCTTGTAGACTAGTTCTTACTATTTCTCAACTGACATGCCAATAGCAACTGCAACAACAAGGGTGATGACCGTGGTGTTTCGCTTAGCTACAACTACAACCTCGCTGTGGCAGATGACCAGGGCTACTCGGGAGACTATGGCAACCAGATCAGCTCTTGTAAGTGTTGACGAAAACATGGACCAGCTTTTCGAGTGTTTGCTGACAACTGCTGTAGGGAGATGTTGAATCCCTCAATGGAGTGAGATGGTCGTGCAGTATGAGAAATGACGACAGCCATGGCTCTCGGGTTGAGCTTGTGTGTATATGAACTGACTTGCGCGTTGACGCGAATCAATAAACATGATTGAAACGAACGTTCCTGTGGGTTGTTGACTAGTGGAAACGAAGCCGATGTAGCAGGCCACTCTGTGTTGTGAGCAAGCCAACGTAGCACATGGTGTTTGGCTTCTAAGAGCCTGGCAATATGGCATGATGTAACAAATGAAACACGTAAGTAGGGGGGCGACAAGATCGTTGGAACGACAAGATCGTTGGAACAGGCGGACTAATTGATTCCTCTTTTCTTCTTGTTGCTCGCTGTGATGAGAAACTCCAAAGTCTCTATCATGTGAGTAATAGAAACTAGTAGATGACAACTGTATAGTgttctttaaatatacagGTAGTATTCTCTATGGAAATGTGGTATGATAACACGTCTAGTAGTACCGGGAGAACTGTCTAACGTGTCTCTTCCTGAATTTGGTGTCCTCAGTGGTGTTGTTGATGCTAGCCGCCAGGGTAGCATCCAGCTCAGTGACAACGCCCGTGTCAACCGGCTTGCCCAAGTTCTCCGACATAGGTCTAACAACGTCGCAACGCAAGGCTTGAGCAGTGCTCATTCTCTCCATGTGAGTGTTGTTCGTCTGCACAAAAAGACGCTCACGGCCCTCAAGACCAGTGAATGGTCTCCACTCGGCAGCACCCTTTTCGCGATCGGTGTTGGGGTCCAGGTTGCGGATGAACGAGACCCAGTACTTGCGGAACTGCGAGATGATGGGCTTGTTGATGGTGAAGTACGACTCGGGCGCTTGGCCATCGGTCCTGTTGTTGCCCCAGAAGGCGTAGGTGTTCACAGTGTGGTACGCGCCGAAACCTTCGGCCTCGTTCTTGGGGTCCTGGACGGCGAACTTGTAGTTGTAGGTGATGGCTTCGTCGCGGGCCAGGTAGTTCTGGATGTTGCGGATAATGCAGTGGTTGCCAATGTCACCGATCGCGTCGGCGGTCTGCCTCCACTTGGTTCCGGAGTCGGGGTAGACGGTGCGAGGAGTGTTGATGTACAGGTCGTCAAGGATGGCGAGCGAGGCGTTGGACAGGGAGGGATCTTGTCCCAGGAGCCAAGTGTTGGCTTCTTCGGTAGAGTTGGTAGATTGAGGAGCAGAGTACATGGTTCCCTCCTGAGCGCAAGAACCCCAGATGGTAGGGACTTTGTTGTACTTGCCTTGCTTGAAGAGGTTGACCATGCTGTCGGTGAAGAGCTCGCCATCGATGCCCGGGTTGAACCAGCAGCTTGAAGAACGGACTTCAGACTGATTCAAGGCGCGAAGGCAGGTGAGAGAGTCGGCGGCCTCGGTGCAGTTCTTCTCCTTAACGAGGCAGTCATACTGGCCCTGTCCCTGCTCCATGGTGCGCATCGTAACCCAGCCGCCAGACTCCGCGATACCTCCTGCAAAGAGCTGCTTGCTGCCGAGATCAGCCGTCATGAGAAGACCGACAGCTGAACCGCCGGCACTGACACCGTCAAGAACAACCTGCTCAGGGTTTCCGCCAAAGTGGCCGATGTTGGTCTGAACCCACTCAAGAGCCTTCACCATATCCTTGACTCCGGCGTTGAGCCCGCCGCTAGCGCGGACCTCCTCGCCCTGTAGGAAGCCATACATGCCAACTCTGTAGTTGATTTGAACAACAATGACGTTTCCATCCGAAGCAATCTCGCTGGCATCCCAGTTTGCGTTCGAGTTGGACCCAAATCCACCGCCCTGGAGGAAGAAGACAACGGGCAGTCTAGAGTCGGTCTGCGCATCTGAGGGGGCTGTGACACTCAGGTAGAGACAGTCCTCATCGACGGTGAAGCGCGGATTGGTGCTGGAAACGGTCCAATCGGTGGGCTGTTGGGGAGGGCAGATGGGACCGTGTGCCGTGGCGTTGACAAGTCCAGACTGGACCGGGTCGGCCGGCGCGGCGAAGCGGAGGTCGCCGACCGGAGGGGCAGCAAACTGGATTCCCTTCCAAGTTGTCACGCCCAGCTCAGCGTCAGTCACGGCGCCTTGGAACTTGGCGTATCCGACATCAACGAGGGTGTCAACGGCCTGGACACCAGAGGCGAAGAAACCCGCTGCGGTGAGGATAAAAGCCAAGTGCGATCCTTGCCACATCTTGTTGGTAAGTCTGGGGTTTTTGGTGGTGAAATGAATGTAGTCGAGGAAATCTCGAAGAAAGAATGGAACGGTTTGCAAAGCGACCTTAGAGAAAAGAATGAAAGTAGTGCAAGCACTTGCGAACGAGAAGACGAAAGATAGATTGAGAAGTCAGTCAGGATCCTTTCAATTCCATCACGGACGTCCATACTCCGGCGGTTATGTACATCTTGTATGCAGACTCTTCAGCCTATTCCAACATCTCCTTCCTCTAGATCTGGAGGCTTGACAGCCCCGAAAGGCCATGTCTACAGTGCTACTGTACGCTTTCGAGTCAGGTCTCCGCTCTCTACTTGAAACGCTGCGGACGGTAGCGCTCCTTGGAGCTAGCACGCCACGGAGCAGTCCGTAATGCCACCCCACTACAGCGGAAGTTTAATAGATGGGACGAACCTTAGATCTTCGCCTGATTGCTAGAGAATCACCACCCCTGAGCGGCCACGAAGTTGAGAACTGAGGTACTGTGTCAAATCCCGGGCTTAGTAGATTACTTATCCTCTCAAACACCAAAGACTTATAGCGGCCAAAAATGTGATGAGCGCCGTGAACGCACTATCGTCTTCACCATTGGGCCAGCAACAATGACTTCGCCTATCAGACAAAGTCCGAGATCTCTAAATTGACAACTAGAGTTTCACGTTAATGCCGACCACTATGTACCTTCACTAAGAGTACGTACGATTGCGAACCCGAATGCTCGGAACGACCTATGGATGGTATCGTCTAGGGGCGGAGAGTGGGAGGTGGGTTCTGATGGAGAGTGGAATGCCAAGATAGCATAGATGAAACGTAGTCGCATCTGCCAGCACTTTTATACAGCGGTCCTCGCACACTAAGTGAAGTCTGAGACCCCAAAGGCACAGGGCTGCGGACTTTTCCGCCGCTGGAATTGACGATTCGACGAGGAATCCAACACTTGACCGTCTACGTCTACGTACAGGCAGAGGTTGTCGCCAAGCATCGTTACGTTGGAACAGTGGCGCAAACTCTGTCGGACCTACTGCTCGAATCCGGTGGCTGCTGGATGTGAGTTAATCACAGAACCAGGCCTATTCTCTCACACCTACGATTCCCTAAACTCTGATCTCCAGTACAACTTGCTATTCAATCAATTCCGCTGTGAGCTCAGGCTCTGGAACTTCATTCTCGCTTACCAAGTCACCCCTGAGGCCAGACCCCCGTTAAGCTTAATCACTTCTCGACTCAGGATGGTCAACCGGCCTTTGATAGAGAGATTAGAATCAATCATTCTGCGGGGACGCAGTCGTACTTGCTTGCACCTGATTGGCAGCCAGGCATCATCCGTGGACGGACCTTGTTCCGTAACGCGTACTCACAAAAGCAGCCCCTAAACTCATTTGATAGGAGAGGCGGCAGAGACACCAGGTAAGGCTTTGGCAGAATCGACGCGCAGTTGATTGAAGCAGCATGCGCTGAATGAGCGGTGAACACTTGGCTTTGGCTACGAGTTTGCGGCATTCCTTTGATACGGCTGCCGCTGTTCGTAACACAGTCAAGCAAGGGAGGCCAGCATTTCGTACCCGTTACACAGGCCCATAACAGTATTGATGACGCCTGAGACACATGGTAAAGTAGATTCGATTCTCTGGAGATAGAACCTGGCCTTGCAATGGGCTCCGCCTTTGGCCGCTTGAGTGACTTTGTTGTCTGACGGGCAGCAATGGCTGACGAATGGATCTGAATCTGGTGCAGTGTTCGTTTGTGTTCAGTGTTGAGGATAGTTGAAAAGAAGCAAGAAACGAACAGAATCTGATACGCGTAGACTCGATCACCGGAATCCTTCCTTGACGCGGCTACAGGGAGGCGTCCTCACAAAGTCTTTGAGTGGGCAGCCCGTTCAGTCAGCCCCGTGAAGCAGACAAACGTCAATGATTTAAGCGATAAGCCTGCCATGTTGCACGGCAGTGCTCAATGGATCCTCTCTTCCACCATCATCATCCGCGTGCTACATTGGCACATCTTGTATTTGTATCGTTCAGTATTTCGGTCTTGGCGGTCATGTGGGAAGGTTGTCAAGGCTGTCTGTTCGCCAGTTTATTTGCTGGCTATCCGACCAAGCCATACACAATGTCGAAAATCACACATAAGCGCATTCGTCTCACTCACGAAGATTGATGCTTCGAAGACATCGCCTCAACTCGCCAAAACCATCCCAGAGTTTTCGAATCGAACTTGCCCTACCCAAAATGGCTATCCTTCACCTCCTGACTCTCGGCCTCACCGCAGCTGCGATGGCATCTCCGGCCCCATCCAACGACGCAACACCCACAGACCCAAAGGAGGCCCTCGTTAGAAAAGACGACTGGGACAATTATCTCAAATACAAGGCTAGCTTGGGCACTCAGGCTTCCGGCCAGGCAGCTGTGCAACGCATATGCGACCTGGTCCTCTGTCTGGGTCCAAATCACACCGGGGAATGCAGCCTTTGGTGCCACTACAAAGGAAAGCTTCAGAGCTTTGAAGAAGCGAAGCAGCGAGAGATCACAATGTCGACATATTTCACAAAGTCCGATCGCTGTAATTTCTACGCGTATGTTGTGTTTAGGCCCTTACAGCACCAAGCCATGAATCAGAGAGCTGACTATGGAATGCAACTTGACTAGTTCTGGTGCGAAGAAGTGTGACATACCAACCCTGATGAGCCAGGATACCTTCCACCAGCTCATTTATCACGGAGGGGTTATACCTGAAGGTAATTTCATGGACAGACTAAAGGGAAAGATGGGATGCGTGGTCTGCTCCGACGATCCCAACCTGCATCCTGATTCAGTGCTTTGAGAGACCGAAGGCCGGTTAGGATGGTGCTGAAAGGTTTTGTACACGTTGGTGTCTACCCTAAGCTATGGAAGTATGAAAAGACGAATAATTCGCATGAAAACTAAGAATAATGAGTGAATTGATGGTGCCACCTTGACGTGATATTTAGGATTAGTAGTCGCTTGGCTTGAATACGGTATTTGGGGTTCCGAAGCTTGGATCTTGAGAGAGACTGGGTTTGCACGCCTGGCGTAACGGCATGCACGCTACCTGCTGCAGAATGTGACCGCATTACGTAGAAAGGTTTGTGAACCTGTTCCACACGGAGACTGGTCAAGTCGGCTACTAAAGAGCCCGGGAAAGTGATTCTCGGCTCCGGGACTCCCAGGCCGATCTAGAGCTTCGTTACCGTAGAACTTGTACTACGGCGAGAGCAACGTACGGCAGACTataagaggcactccgctaaaacacttttttcatatgttaaagtagaaatcgtattttacggTTACCCTACTACCTAGGATAGGGtctagactagtataataacttataaataggggttatagagatttataacttaagagatattttaatttcgtaatatattaaaccgtatagtagtatataaaatcgcgtaATATCGTaccctaatataaaagtttttcttctttttataactttattataaaaataactattactttttaccctcttataagtaaaaatcactctttacttaagttattaaactaatagctcgcttataaatattataatacaaatttataataacttctaatctctatataagacgttaccgaactaattaaccttataatacctctttataaagctattttaaaacgactaattaataataatacttatataggctctaccctttttatataataagaatatataaatatataagcctcgatattaataaaatctcttctTATGGGCTTAAAGAAGCgggaacgaagtatttaataaataaaaaaggagctaaagtaattattaataattaatatttttattatattatataacgtatccttttttaagaacgaacttaacggtttctaaataataacttatattaatatctaagttattaagaagtttattaagaaagtttagtttaatcgcttcttaacgtttattttatattaagatataatacgatttattattttatattttataataaactagcaaattcttttaataaagtagatagtatttctaattaatataaagaatttttataatatcttagagtattataaaatagcgtacgaagctataaatttagagagattcttttttaaaattacgattttatattaaaa from the Colletotrichum lupini chromosome 3, complete sequence genome contains:
- a CDS encoding carboxylesterase, which encodes MWQGSHLAFILTAAGFFASGVQAVDTLVDVGYAKFQGAVTDAELGVTTWKGIQFAAPPVGDLRFAAPADPVQSGLVNATAHGPICPPQQPTDWTVSSTNPRFTVDEDCLYLSVTAPSDAQTDSRLPVVFFLQGGGFGSNSNANWDASEIASDGNVIVVQINYRVGMYGFLQGEEVRASGGLNAGVKDMVKALEWVQTNIGHFGGNPEQVVLDGVSAGGSAVGLLMTADLGSKQLFAGGIAESGGWVTMRTMEQGQGQYDCLVKEKNCTEAADSLTCLRALNQSEVRSSSCWFNPGIDGELFTDSMVNLFKQGKYNKVPTIWGSCAQEGTMYSAPQSTNSTEEANTWLLGQDPSLSNASLAILDDLYINTPRTVYPDSGTKWRQTADAIGDIGNHCIIRNIQNYLARDEAITYNYKFAVQDPKNEAEGFGAYHTVNTYAFWGNNRTDGQAPESYFTINKPIISQFRKYWVSFIRNLDPNTDREKGAAEWRPFTGLEGRERLFVQTNNTHMERMSTAQALRCDVVRPMSENLGKPVDTGVVTELDATLAASINNTTEDTKFRKRHVRQFSRYY